The Vicinamibacterales bacterium genome contains a region encoding:
- a CDS encoding aminodeoxychorismate/anthranilate synthase component II, translated as MVLVVDNYDSFTFNLVQYLGELGAELTVRRNDTVTVDEIRTLAPSHIVISPGPGHPREAGISVDVVRQFADRVPILGVCLGHQAIGEAFGGRVSAAPAPKHGKTSLVTHDGRGIFRGLSGPIEAARYHSLVVAPDPWPDALEACAHADDDGVVMALRHLHFPLHGVQFHPESILTGDGRRLLRNFLERP; from the coding sequence ATGGTCCTCGTCGTCGACAACTACGACTCGTTCACGTTCAACCTCGTGCAGTACCTGGGCGAGCTGGGCGCCGAGCTGACCGTACGGCGCAACGACACCGTCACCGTGGACGAGATCCGGACGCTGGCGCCCTCGCACATCGTCATCTCTCCGGGCCCCGGCCATCCACGGGAGGCGGGCATCTCCGTCGACGTCGTCCGTCAGTTCGCGGATCGGGTGCCCATCCTCGGGGTGTGCCTCGGGCACCAGGCGATCGGAGAGGCCTTCGGCGGCCGGGTGAGCGCGGCCCCGGCGCCCAAGCACGGGAAGACGTCGCTCGTCACCCACGATGGCCGCGGGATCTTCCGGGGGCTCAGCGGCCCCATCGAGGCGGCGCGGTACCACTCGCTGGTCGTCGCGCCCGATCCGTGGCCAGACGCCCTCGAGGCGTGCGCGCACGCCGACGACGACGGGGTGGTCATGGCCCTCCGGCACCTGCACTTCCCGCTGCACGGCGTGCAGTTCCACCCGGAGTCGATCCTCACGGGTGACGGGCGTCGCCTGCTGCGCAACTTCCTGGAGCGCCCGTGA
- the trpA gene encoding tryptophan synthase subunit alpha has protein sequence MSRLDETFTRLRADRRTGLVAYVTAGDPDLARSADVIRAVDRGGADVIELGVPFSDPLADGPVIQRATERALASGTTLAKVLDMAAALASSVSAPLVLFTYANPVVRLGLEPFARRAAAAGIAGVLVLDLPPEEAGEARAAFGAEGLDTIFLLSPTTSTDRIRRAAALGSGFLYGISRLGVTGARAEVADSAEALAARVRAETDRPLALGFGFSRPEHVRAVGAWADAAVVGSALVQVVADHGQSADLGGEVERYVRWLRS, from the coding sequence ATGAGCCGGCTGGACGAGACCTTCACCCGGCTCCGCGCCGATCGCCGCACGGGCCTCGTGGCCTATGTGACGGCCGGCGACCCGGACCTAGCACGATCGGCGGACGTCATCCGCGCGGTGGACCGGGGCGGCGCCGACGTCATCGAACTGGGGGTGCCGTTCTCGGACCCGCTCGCCGACGGCCCCGTCATCCAGCGCGCCACGGAGCGGGCGCTCGCGTCTGGCACGACGCTGGCGAAGGTGCTGGACATGGCCGCGGCGCTGGCGTCGTCGGTGTCGGCGCCCCTGGTGCTCTTCACGTACGCGAACCCGGTCGTCCGCCTGGGCCTCGAGCCCTTCGCCCGGCGTGCCGCGGCCGCCGGCATCGCCGGCGTCCTGGTGCTGGACCTGCCGCCCGAGGAGGCGGGTGAGGCGCGGGCCGCCTTCGGGGCCGAGGGGCTTGATACTATTTTTCTCCTGAGCCCGACGACCTCGACCGACCGGATTCGCCGCGCGGCCGCGCTCGGGAGCGGGTTCCTCTACGGGATCTCGCGCCTGGGGGTCACGGGCGCTCGCGCCGAGGTGGCCGACTCGGCCGAAGCCCTCGCGGCGCGGGTCCGCGCGGAAACGGACCGTCCGCTCGCCCTGGGCTTCGGGTTCTCGCGTCCCGAGCACGTGCGCGCCGTCGGGGCCTGGGCGGATGCGGCGGTGGTGGGGTCGGCCCTCGTCCAGGTGGTGGCCGATCACGGACAGAGCGCCGATCTCGGCGGGGAAGTCGAGCGATACGTGCGATGGCTGCGGAGCTGA
- a CDS encoding prephenate dehydrogenase/arogenate dehydrogenase family protein, giving the protein MTAAPFGRLLVVGAGLLGTSVALAVRRRWPDVHLTAMDVVPGAHAPFDRHLAADDTLPDADLTVLACPVDAFAAWMPRLAARGTGAPLTDVGSVKRLPRTLAAEAGLTEYAGGHPMAGGTTAGHTHAAATLFDGRPWAITPNGASDRTVGLAAALAAGCGARVVVTDADAHDAAVAATSHLPQVVASALMLAVSAAAGDDALALSGAGLRDTTRLAESRSAMWSPILAANADRIAPLLRDLAARLEGAAAGLADPAATARLVDDARRARRRLPPV; this is encoded by the coding sequence ATGACGGCCGCCCCGTTCGGCCGGCTGCTCGTCGTCGGCGCCGGCCTGCTCGGGACGTCGGTGGCGCTCGCCGTCAGGCGCCGCTGGCCGGACGTGCACCTCACGGCGATGGACGTCGTCCCCGGCGCGCACGCGCCGTTCGATCGGCACCTGGCGGCCGACGACACCCTTCCCGACGCGGACCTGACCGTCCTGGCCTGCCCGGTGGACGCGTTCGCCGCGTGGATGCCACGCCTGGCGGCGCGGGGCACCGGCGCGCCGCTGACCGACGTCGGCAGCGTCAAACGTCTGCCCCGGACACTCGCCGCCGAGGCGGGCCTGACCGAATATGCGGGCGGCCATCCCATGGCCGGCGGCACGACGGCGGGCCACACGCACGCCGCCGCGACGCTCTTCGACGGCCGGCCCTGGGCGATCACGCCGAACGGCGCGTCTGACCGCACGGTCGGGCTCGCCGCGGCCCTGGCCGCTGGCTGCGGGGCCCGCGTGGTCGTCACCGACGCCGACGCGCACGACGCCGCGGTGGCCGCGACGAGCCACCTCCCGCAGGTCGTGGCGAGCGCGCTGATGCTGGCCGTGAGCGCCGCGGCCGGCGACGACGCCCTGGCGCTCTCTGGCGCTGGCCTCAGGGACACGACGCGCCTGGCCGAGAGCCGGAGCGCGATGTGGTCGCCAATCCTGGCCGCCAACGCCGATCGCATCGCGCCGCTCCTGCGCGACCTGGCGGCCCGTCTCGAGGGGGCGGCCGCCGGGCTGGCGGACCCCGCGGCGACGGCGCGGCTGGTGGACGACGCGCGCCGGGCCCGCCGGCGACTCCCGCCGGTATAA
- a CDS encoding phosphoribosylanthranilate isomerase, with translation MSVRIKICGLTRVEDAKLAAHLEVDAVGVVLWPGSPRALDLDAAAALSAQLPAFTTRVGVFVSPTLEQVATAVRAVGLGAVQLHGVDDPAPFLALRVPVLWAASLGADQPDPSAPAGTTLLLDAHDPVRHGGTGRTIDWTRARRVAARERRLVLAGGLTAENVSRAIDDVRPWAVDVSSGVEASPGIKSAVRMKAFVAAVRAHAAPTSV, from the coding sequence ATGAGCGTCCGGATCAAGATCTGCGGCCTGACGCGGGTCGAGGACGCGAAGCTCGCGGCCCACCTCGAGGTGGACGCCGTGGGCGTCGTGCTGTGGCCGGGCAGCCCGCGGGCGCTCGATCTCGACGCCGCGGCCGCGCTCTCGGCGCAGTTGCCGGCCTTCACGACCCGGGTGGGCGTCTTCGTCTCCCCGACCCTCGAGCAGGTGGCGACGGCCGTCCGCGCCGTCGGCCTCGGCGCCGTCCAGCTGCACGGCGTCGACGATCCGGCGCCGTTCCTGGCGTTGCGCGTGCCGGTGCTGTGGGCGGCGTCGCTCGGCGCCGATCAGCCCGATCCCTCGGCGCCCGCCGGCACCACGCTGCTGCTGGATGCCCACGATCCGGTCCGCCACGGCGGCACCGGCCGCACGATCGACTGGACCCGCGCCCGGCGGGTCGCCGCCCGGGAGCGCCGCCTCGTGCTGGCCGGCGGCCTCACGGCCGAGAACGTGTCCCGGGCGATCGACGACGTGCGGCCCTGGGCCGTCGACGTCTCGTCCGGCGTCGAGGCCTCGCCCGGCATCAAGTCCGCGGTCCGGATGAAGGCGTTCGTCGCCGCCGTCCGCGCTCACGCGGCACCGACCTCCGTATGA
- the trpD gene encoding anthranilate phosphoribosyltransferase translates to MFADLLTKLLRRDDLSTDEAARAMDAVMRGEAHPAHVAGLLVGLAMKGERPGELVGLARTMRAHGVQITAGPVAVDTCGTGGDRAGTFNISTAAAIVVAATGVQVVKHGNRSVSSHCGSADVLEALGVAVDAPPAVVQHALDDAGMCFCFAPTFHPAMRHAGEARRALGVPSAFNLLGPLTNPARVPFQVVGVARPELTELMARALQQLGARRAWVVHGADGLDELSTTGYTKVSECHGDVVRTFYVHPADVGLQKAAAGALAGGDAAHNAAVVTGVLAGHQGPARDVVLLNAGAALLVAGRVPSLRDGIATASRAIDDGAAARTLARLVAATRPPA, encoded by the coding sequence ATGTTCGCCGACCTGCTGACCAAGCTGCTGCGCCGCGACGACCTGTCGACCGACGAGGCCGCGCGCGCGATGGACGCCGTGATGCGCGGGGAGGCCCACCCGGCGCACGTCGCCGGGCTCCTCGTCGGGCTCGCGATGAAAGGCGAGCGTCCGGGCGAGCTCGTGGGCCTGGCCAGGACGATGCGGGCCCACGGCGTCCAGATCACGGCCGGTCCCGTGGCCGTGGACACGTGCGGCACCGGCGGAGACCGGGCCGGCACGTTCAACATCTCGACGGCGGCCGCCATCGTCGTGGCGGCCACCGGCGTGCAGGTCGTCAAGCACGGGAACCGATCGGTGTCGAGCCACTGCGGGAGCGCCGACGTCCTGGAGGCGCTCGGCGTCGCCGTCGACGCGCCGCCCGCCGTCGTGCAGCACGCACTCGACGACGCCGGCATGTGTTTCTGCTTCGCGCCCACGTTCCACCCCGCGATGCGCCACGCGGGCGAGGCGCGGCGCGCCCTGGGCGTGCCGTCCGCCTTCAACCTGCTCGGGCCGCTCACCAACCCGGCCCGCGTGCCGTTCCAGGTGGTCGGCGTCGCGCGTCCGGAGCTCACCGAGCTCATGGCGCGGGCGCTGCAGCAGCTCGGCGCACGCCGTGCATGGGTGGTCCACGGCGCCGACGGCCTCGACGAGCTCTCGACCACCGGCTACACCAAGGTGTCGGAGTGTCACGGCGACGTCGTGCGGACCTTCTACGTGCATCCCGCCGACGTCGGGCTCCAGAAGGCAGCCGCCGGAGCGCTGGCCGGCGGCGACGCGGCGCACAACGCGGCGGTCGTGACCGGCGTCCTCGCCGGCCACCAGGGACCGGCGCGCGACGTCGTGCTCTTGAACGCGGGTGCCGCGCTGCTCGTCGCCGGGCGCGTGCCCTCGCTGCGCGATGGGATCGCGACCGCGTCACGCGCCATCGACGACGGCGCCGCCGCCCGAACGCTCGCGCGCCTCGTCGCGGCCACGAGGCCGCCGGCATGA
- a CDS encoding chorismate mutase has protein sequence MAAELSVEALRAEIDGIDEVLVRLLDRRARCAYAIGRVKHADGRPVYEPSRETSVIAHVRRVNAALDGPLDDDAIVRLFERVIDEARRIQRIEAEGGGPPAERIAPRIDEA, from the coding sequence ATGGCTGCGGAGCTGAGCGTCGAGGCCCTGAGGGCCGAGATCGACGGGATCGACGAGGTGCTGGTGCGCCTGCTCGACAGGCGGGCGCGGTGCGCTTACGCCATCGGGCGGGTGAAGCACGCCGATGGCCGGCCCGTCTATGAGCCGTCGCGCGAGACCAGCGTCATCGCGCACGTGCGGCGGGTGAACGCCGCGCTCGACGGGCCCCTCGACGACGACGCGATCGTGCGGCTCTTCGAGCGCGTGATCGACGAGGCGCGGCGCATCCAGCGGATTGAAGCGGAAGGGGGCGGCCCGCCGGCCGAACGGATCGCCCCGCGGATCGACGAGGCGTAG
- the trpB gene encoding tryptophan synthase subunit beta — MTTPSIDPRPNFGARDPDARGYYGAFGGRFVPETLVSAIEALTDAYLQARGDPAFRAELARLLRDYVGRPTPLWEAARLTAAAGGARIFLKREDLNHTGAHKINNALGQALLARRMGARRVIAETGAGQHGVASATAAALLGLECVVYMGTEDMARQALNVFRMRLLGAEVRGVASGSATLKDAINEAMRDWVASVDDSYYLLGSALGPHPYPLMVREFQSVIGHEARAQCLAVAGRLPDAVIASVGGGSNAMGIFDAFIDDPAVRLIGVEAGGDAITPGRHAARFAGGAEGVFQGTRTWLLQDDDGNVTATHSVSAGLDYAAVGPEHAWLRTTGRAEYAWASDADALEGFETLARQEGIMPALESAHAVAHAVRVAPALGPDAIIVVNVSGRGDKDVETVARILGARA, encoded by the coding sequence ATGACCACACCGTCCATCGACCCTCGTCCGAACTTCGGCGCGCGCGACCCCGACGCGCGCGGCTACTACGGCGCCTTCGGCGGCCGCTTCGTGCCCGAGACGCTCGTCTCCGCCATCGAGGCGCTGACCGACGCCTACCTCCAGGCTCGCGGCGATCCGGCGTTCCGTGCCGAGCTGGCGCGCCTGCTCCGCGACTACGTGGGCCGTCCCACGCCGCTCTGGGAGGCCGCGCGACTGACGGCGGCCGCGGGCGGCGCGCGCATCTTCCTCAAGCGTGAAGACCTGAACCACACCGGCGCGCACAAGATCAACAACGCGCTCGGCCAGGCGCTGCTCGCGCGGCGGATGGGCGCCCGGCGCGTCATCGCCGAGACGGGCGCCGGCCAGCACGGCGTCGCCTCCGCCACCGCGGCGGCCCTGCTCGGGCTGGAGTGCGTCGTCTACATGGGCACGGAGGACATGGCGCGGCAGGCCCTGAACGTCTTCCGCATGCGGCTCCTGGGCGCGGAGGTGCGCGGCGTCGCGTCGGGCAGCGCGACGTTGAAGGACGCCATCAACGAGGCCATGCGCGATTGGGTGGCCTCGGTCGACGACAGCTACTACCTGCTCGGCTCCGCGCTCGGGCCGCACCCGTATCCGCTGATGGTCCGCGAGTTCCAGAGCGTCATCGGCCACGAGGCGCGCGCGCAGTGTCTCGCGGTGGCCGGTCGGCTGCCCGACGCCGTGATCGCGTCCGTCGGCGGGGGCAGCAACGCCATGGGCATCTTCGATGCGTTCATCGACGACCCGGCCGTGCGCCTCATCGGCGTGGAGGCGGGCGGCGACGCCATCACGCCCGGCCGGCACGCCGCGCGGTTCGCCGGCGGCGCCGAGGGGGTGTTCCAAGGCACGCGGACGTGGCTGCTCCAGGACGACGACGGCAACGTGACGGCCACGCACTCGGTGTCGGCGGGCCTGGACTACGCGGCCGTGGGCCCCGAGCACGCGTGGCTGCGGACCACGGGTCGGGCGGAGTACGCCTGGGCGAGCGACGCAGACGCCCTCGAGGGCTTCGAGACCCTGGCCCGTCAGGAAGGGATCATGCCCGCGCTCGAGTCGGCCCACGCCGTGGCCCACGCGGTGCGCGTGGCGCCGGCGCTGGGCCCGGACGCCATCATCGTCGTGAACGTCTCGGGCCGGGGCGACAAGGACGTGGAGACCGTGGCCCGCATCCTGGGAGCGCGCGCATGA
- the aroF gene encoding 3-deoxy-7-phosphoheptulonate synthase, with protein sequence MVVVMKERATDQQVQSVIAQLVELGMDVHRSSGASRVVLGVVGAGKVDPRLVEMMEGVHEVLRITEPYKLASRTFKPDDTIINIGEVRIGGDEVIVMAGPCSAESEEQVNATAAAVKRAGAKGLRGGAFKPRSSPYSFQGLGEEGLKLLRAASNAHDLKLITEVMDISQIEVIDRYADIFQVGARNMQNFTLLRELGRTRKPVMLKRGISATIEEWLLSAEYVLSGGNGQVMLCERGIRTFETYTRNTLDVSAIPIVKQLSHLPVFVDPSHGTGRRDKVAPMARAAAAAGADGLLIEVHCDPDHALSDGAQSLFPVQFERLMAELRIIAPAIGRSICTEPLARRGWAR encoded by the coding sequence ATGGTCGTGGTGATGAAGGAGCGGGCGACGGATCAGCAGGTGCAATCCGTGATCGCCCAGCTGGTGGAGCTCGGCATGGACGTGCACCGGTCGTCCGGCGCGTCCCGGGTCGTGCTGGGCGTGGTGGGCGCGGGCAAGGTCGACCCCCGGCTGGTGGAGATGATGGAGGGCGTGCACGAGGTGCTGCGGATCACCGAGCCGTACAAGCTCGCCAGCCGCACCTTCAAGCCCGACGACACCATCATCAACATCGGCGAGGTGCGCATCGGCGGCGACGAGGTGATCGTCATGGCCGGGCCGTGCTCGGCCGAGAGCGAGGAGCAGGTCAACGCGACCGCCGCCGCCGTCAAGCGCGCGGGCGCCAAGGGGCTGCGCGGGGGCGCCTTCAAGCCGCGCTCGTCGCCCTACAGCTTCCAGGGCCTGGGGGAAGAGGGGTTGAAGCTGCTCCGGGCCGCCTCGAACGCCCACGACCTGAAGCTCATCACCGAGGTGATGGACATCTCGCAGATCGAGGTGATCGATCGCTACGCCGACATCTTCCAGGTGGGCGCCCGCAACATGCAGAACTTCACGCTGCTCCGCGAGCTCGGCCGGACGCGGAAGCCCGTGATGCTCAAGCGCGGGATCTCGGCGACCATCGAGGAATGGCTGCTGTCGGCCGAGTACGTGCTCTCGGGCGGCAACGGCCAGGTGATGCTCTGCGAGCGCGGCATCCGCACCTTCGAGACCTACACGCGCAACACGCTGGACGTCTCGGCGATCCCGATCGTGAAGCAGCTGTCGCACCTCCCGGTGTTCGTCGATCCGAGTCATGGGACCGGCCGCCGTGACAAGGTGGCGCCGATGGCGCGCGCCGCCGCCGCGGCCGGCGCCGACGGCCTGCTCATCGAGGTCCACTGCGATCCCGACCACGCGCTGTCCGACGGCGCGCAGTCCCTCTTCCCCGTGCAGTTCGAGCGCCTCATGGCCGAGCTCCGGATCATCGCCCCGGCCATCGGCCGGAGCATCTGCACCGAGCCGCTCGCCCGGCGCGGCTGGGCGCGCTAG
- the trpC gene encoding indole-3-glycerol phosphate synthase TrpC, with the protein MSPAPDLLAAIVGATRRDLDVRRAIVPDAAMEARARAGRPPDGRAFVARLATPDTVNVIAECKRRSPSRGVLRAEYDPVTQARAYAAGGAAAISVLTEPSFFDGALAHLAAVRAAVDVPLLRKDFIVDEYQLFEAVVAGADAVLLIVSALPDADLVRLHGAAAGLGLAVLVEVHDDEELDRAVAAGAEVIGVNNRNLRTLDVDTTVSERLAARFPAGLIAVSESGLSSAAGVQRLRGLGYRAFLVGERLMTSATPEADLRTLCAMGAPA; encoded by the coding sequence ATGAGTCCCGCGCCGGATCTCCTCGCCGCGATCGTCGGCGCGACGCGCCGCGATCTGGACGTCCGCCGCGCCATCGTGCCGGACGCGGCGATGGAGGCCCGCGCGCGCGCCGGACGCCCGCCGGACGGCCGCGCGTTCGTAGCGCGCCTCGCGACGCCGGACACCGTGAACGTGATTGCCGAGTGCAAGCGTCGCTCGCCGTCGCGCGGCGTCCTGCGCGCCGAGTACGACCCCGTCACGCAGGCCCGGGCATACGCCGCCGGCGGCGCCGCGGCCATCTCGGTTCTGACAGAACCGTCGTTCTTCGATGGGGCGCTCGCGCATCTCGCCGCGGTCCGCGCCGCCGTCGACGTGCCGCTCCTCCGCAAGGACTTCATCGTCGACGAGTACCAGCTCTTCGAGGCGGTCGTGGCCGGCGCCGACGCCGTCCTGCTCATCGTGAGCGCGCTGCCGGACGCCGACCTGGTCCGCCTGCACGGCGCGGCGGCCGGACTCGGCCTGGCGGTGCTGGTGGAGGTGCACGACGACGAGGAGCTCGATCGTGCCGTGGCCGCTGGCGCCGAGGTCATCGGGGTCAACAACCGGAATCTCCGGACGCTGGACGTCGACACCACGGTGTCCGAGCGTCTCGCGGCGCGCTTCCCGGCGGGGCTCATCGCCGTCAGCGAGAGCGGGCTCTCGAGCGCCGCCGGCGTCCAGCGCCTGCGCGGTCTGGGCTACCGCGCCTTCCTCGTGGGCGAGCGCCTGATGACGTCGGCCACGCCGGAGGCCGACCTCCGCACCCTCTGCGCGATGGGGGCCCCGGCATGA
- the trpE gene encoding anthranilate synthase component I, which translates to MKLTTFDEFVDLAKRGNFVPVCKEIVADLLTPVSAFLKVAEHADYAFLLESVEGGEHVGRYSFLGKDPFLVLRSAGNAVTVERSGETTTLDVPFADALRSLMAEYQSPYVPGLPRFTGGAVGYLGYETAAWFEPAAARTDGARMPGDDAAFMLFDTVLAFDHVQHRILVIANARISGDDDLKALYQFACAKIGFVERELERPLSVPKAREEGPLVLEANQTQEQYEAAVKAAKDHIARGDIYQVVLSQRFTAEIGADPFTVYRALRHVNPSPYMFFVRSGPRSVVGSSPEMLVRVEGRHAVTHPIAGTRPRGRTPDEDQRLADELKRNEKERAEHVMLVDLGRNDLGRVCAFGSVRVPTYMSLERYSHVMHLVSVVEGQLAEGHDRLDALASCFPAGTVSGAPKVRAMQIIGELEPGPRGVYAGAVGYLDFAGNLDFCIAIRTVVLEHGKAYVQAGAGIVADSNPTAEYDETRDKARAMLRALELARTGL; encoded by the coding sequence ATGAAGCTGACGACGTTCGACGAATTCGTGGATCTCGCCAAGCGGGGCAACTTCGTCCCCGTGTGCAAGGAGATCGTCGCGGACCTGCTCACGCCGGTGTCCGCGTTCCTCAAGGTGGCCGAACACGCCGACTACGCGTTCCTCCTGGAAAGCGTCGAGGGCGGCGAGCACGTGGGCCGCTACTCCTTCCTCGGCAAGGACCCGTTCCTCGTCCTCAGGTCGGCCGGCAACGCCGTCACGGTGGAGCGCTCGGGCGAGACGACGACGCTCGACGTGCCGTTCGCCGACGCGCTGCGTTCGCTGATGGCGGAATACCAGTCGCCGTACGTGCCCGGCTTGCCGCGCTTCACGGGCGGGGCGGTGGGATACCTCGGCTACGAGACGGCCGCCTGGTTCGAGCCGGCGGCGGCGCGCACCGACGGCGCGCGGATGCCGGGCGACGACGCGGCCTTCATGCTGTTCGACACGGTGCTGGCGTTCGACCACGTGCAGCACCGCATCCTCGTGATCGCCAACGCCCGCATCAGCGGCGACGACGACTTGAAGGCGCTCTACCAGTTCGCGTGCGCCAAGATCGGCTTCGTCGAGCGCGAGCTCGAGCGCCCGCTGTCGGTCCCCAAGGCCCGCGAGGAGGGGCCGCTCGTCCTCGAGGCGAATCAGACGCAGGAGCAGTACGAGGCGGCGGTCAAGGCCGCCAAGGATCACATCGCCAGGGGCGACATCTACCAGGTGGTCCTGTCGCAGCGCTTCACGGCCGAGATCGGCGCCGACCCCTTCACGGTCTACCGCGCGCTCCGCCACGTGAATCCGTCGCCCTACATGTTCTTCGTGCGGAGTGGCCCCCGGAGCGTGGTCGGCTCCTCGCCCGAGATGCTCGTGCGCGTGGAGGGCCGGCACGCCGTGACGCACCCGATCGCGGGCACGCGGCCGCGCGGCCGGACGCCGGACGAGGATCAGCGCCTGGCCGACGAGCTGAAGCGCAACGAGAAGGAGCGCGCCGAGCACGTCATGCTGGTGGACCTCGGCCGGAACGACCTGGGCCGGGTCTGCGCCTTCGGCTCGGTGCGCGTGCCCACCTACATGAGCCTCGAGCGCTATTCCCACGTGATGCACCTGGTGTCGGTGGTGGAAGGGCAGCTGGCGGAGGGGCACGACCGGCTCGACGCGCTGGCCAGCTGCTTTCCGGCCGGGACGGTATCCGGCGCGCCGAAGGTGCGCGCGATGCAGATCATCGGCGAGCTCGAACCCGGCCCGCGCGGGGTCTACGCGGGCGCGGTCGGATACCTCGACTTCGCGGGCAACCTCGACTTCTGCATCGCCATCCGCACCGTGGTGCTCGAGCACGGAAAGGCGTACGTCCAGGCCGGCGCCGGGATCGTCGCCGACTCGAATCCGACGGCCGAGTACGACGAGACACGGGACAAGGCGCGCGCGATGCTCCGGGCGCTGGAACTGGCGCGCACGGGACTCTAG